The following are encoded together in the Mumia sp. Pv4-285 genome:
- a CDS encoding thioredoxin family protein translates to MPLGVSVLLVVLVMTGAFAAVHKHRDGRVRAMPAPVGEVDTDAPRAPRAARHVLSVDDIGAALGSGATLVQVSSAFCAPCRSARVLLTQVAGRREDVAYVDVDAESHLDLVRRLNVMRTPTIMVLDRDGVVVGRASGVPRMSEIEAVLDSVTASSISDGG, encoded by the coding sequence GTGCCCCTCGGTGTCTCCGTCCTGCTCGTCGTGCTGGTGATGACCGGCGCGTTCGCGGCCGTCCACAAGCATCGAGACGGTCGTGTCCGCGCCATGCCGGCGCCGGTCGGTGAGGTGGACACGGATGCGCCCCGTGCCCCGCGGGCTGCGCGCCACGTGCTGAGCGTCGACGACATCGGTGCCGCGCTGGGCTCGGGCGCGACCCTGGTCCAGGTCTCGAGCGCGTTCTGCGCGCCGTGCCGATCGGCTCGGGTCCTGCTGACACAGGTGGCAGGACGCCGAGAGGACGTCGCGTACGTCGACGTGGACGCGGAGTCGCACCTCGACCTGGTGCGGAGGCTGAACGTCATGCGGACCCCGACGATCATGGTGCTCGACCGTGACGGTGTGGTTGTCGGTCGTGCCTCCGGTGTCCCGCGGATGTCCGAGATCGAGGCGGTCCTGGACAGTGTCACCGCGTCGTCCATCTCAGATGGTGGATAG
- a CDS encoding RNA degradosome polyphosphate kinase, which produces MADDFPAGVGGTVTEDQPHSPDSFDVDPPFVDHEPDLPEGRFSDRELSWLAFNQRVLELAEDPSVPLLERVRFTAIFSGNLDEFFMVRIAGLKRRIATGLASRRASGMQPREVWSESLLASHQLMRRQGALLTDALKGALDERGIALLHWDDLEDGERADATEVFRRRVFPVLTPLAVDPAHPFPYISGLSLNLAVVMRNPVTGKAHFARVKVPPIFDRWVSVGPHRFVPLEEVIAAHLDALFPGMDIEAHHTFRVTRNEDLEVEEDDAENLLKALEQELLRRKFGPPVRLEVEDTMDEHVLELLVTELDITRNEVFALPAPLDLASLHQIADLDRPELQYEPFVPTTHPGLAEVESASPVDMFSALREHDVLLHHPYDSFATSVQRFVEQAAADPQVLAIKQTLYRTSGDSPIIDSLIDAARAGKQVLVLVEIKARFDEQANIRWARKLERAGCHVVYGLLGLKTHCKLCLVVRDEADGLRRYAHIGTGNYNPKTARLYEDYGLLTTNTEIADDLTDLFNNLSGYSRRESYRQLMVAPAGLRPGIVEQIEREIEHQRAGRAAGIRIKVNSIVDEDVIDALYRASRAGVPVEMLVRGICALRPGVPGMSDNIVVRSVLGRYLEHSRVFWFEDGGEPQVWIGSADLMHRNLDRRVEVLVRLDRREHIAQIGAMLDLAMDPTTDAWNLGPDGTWTRQTTDGPPLIDLQQTTIALTRARRARARAEAKERAATVGGIV; this is translated from the coding sequence ATGGCTGATGACTTTCCCGCAGGCGTCGGGGGCACCGTGACAGAGGACCAGCCCCACTCGCCGGACTCGTTCGACGTCGATCCGCCGTTCGTCGATCACGAGCCCGACCTGCCCGAAGGCCGGTTCAGCGATCGTGAGCTGTCGTGGCTGGCGTTCAACCAGCGGGTGCTCGAGCTGGCCGAGGACCCGAGCGTCCCCTTGCTCGAGCGGGTCCGGTTCACGGCGATCTTCTCGGGCAACCTCGACGAGTTCTTCATGGTCCGCATCGCCGGCCTCAAGCGACGCATCGCCACCGGCCTCGCGTCGAGGCGGGCCAGCGGGATGCAACCACGAGAGGTCTGGTCCGAGAGCCTCCTCGCCAGCCACCAGCTGATGCGCCGCCAGGGAGCACTGCTCACGGACGCCCTCAAGGGAGCGCTCGACGAGCGTGGCATCGCCCTGCTCCACTGGGACGACCTCGAGGACGGCGAGCGTGCCGACGCGACCGAGGTCTTCCGCCGGCGGGTGTTCCCGGTGCTCACGCCGCTCGCCGTCGACCCGGCCCACCCGTTCCCCTACATCTCGGGTCTCTCGCTCAACCTCGCCGTCGTCATGCGCAACCCCGTCACCGGCAAGGCGCACTTCGCCCGCGTCAAGGTGCCGCCGATCTTCGACCGCTGGGTCAGCGTCGGCCCGCACCGGTTCGTCCCGCTGGAAGAGGTCATCGCCGCGCACCTGGACGCCCTGTTCCCCGGGATGGACATCGAGGCCCACCACACCTTCCGCGTCACCCGCAACGAGGACCTCGAGGTCGAGGAGGACGACGCCGAGAACCTTCTCAAGGCTCTCGAGCAGGAGCTCCTCCGACGCAAGTTCGGGCCGCCCGTCCGCCTCGAGGTCGAGGACACGATGGACGAGCACGTCCTGGAGCTGCTGGTCACCGAGCTCGACATCACCCGCAACGAGGTGTTCGCGCTCCCCGCTCCGCTCGATCTCGCGAGCCTTCACCAGATCGCCGACCTCGACCGGCCCGAGCTCCAGTACGAGCCGTTCGTCCCGACCACCCACCCCGGCCTCGCGGAGGTGGAGTCGGCGAGCCCGGTCGACATGTTCTCCGCCCTGCGCGAGCACGACGTGCTGCTGCACCACCCGTACGACTCCTTCGCGACCAGCGTTCAGCGGTTCGTCGAGCAGGCGGCGGCCGACCCTCAGGTGCTCGCGATCAAGCAGACTCTCTACCGCACCTCCGGAGACTCGCCGATCATCGACTCGCTCATCGATGCCGCCCGCGCCGGCAAGCAGGTCCTCGTCCTGGTCGAGATCAAGGCGCGGTTCGACGAGCAGGCCAACATCCGCTGGGCGCGCAAGCTCGAGCGGGCAGGCTGCCACGTGGTCTACGGGCTGCTCGGCCTCAAGACGCACTGCAAGCTGTGCCTCGTCGTCCGGGACGAGGCCGACGGGCTGCGTCGCTACGCGCACATCGGCACCGGCAACTACAACCCCAAGACGGCCCGCCTCTACGAGGACTACGGGCTCCTCACCACCAACACCGAGATCGCGGACGACCTCACCGACCTCTTCAACAACCTCTCCGGCTACTCCCGCCGCGAGTCGTACCGGCAGCTGATGGTCGCGCCGGCCGGGCTGCGCCCCGGCATCGTGGAGCAGATCGAGCGCGAGATCGAGCACCAGCGGGCCGGACGCGCCGCCGGCATCCGCATCAAGGTCAACTCGATAGTCGACGAGGACGTCATCGACGCCCTCTACCGAGCCTCGCGGGCCGGAGTGCCGGTGGAGATGCTGGTCCGCGGGATCTGCGCGCTGCGGCCAGGGGTGCCGGGGATGAGCGACAACATCGTCGTCCGCAGCGTCCTCGGCCGATACCTCGAGCACAGCCGGGTGTTCTGGTTCGAGGACGGGGGTGAGCCGCAGGTGTGGATCGGCTCGGCGGACCTGATGCACCGCAACCTCGACCGTCGCGTCGAGGTGCTCGTCCGGCTCGACCGCCGCGAGCACATCGCGCAGATCGGGGCCATGCTCGATCTCGCGATGGACCCGACGACCGACGCCTGGAACCTGGGCCCCGACGGCACCTGGACGAGACAGACGACCGACGGGCCTCCCCTGATCGACCTCCAGCAGACGACGATCGCACTCACGCGGGCTCGACGCGCTCGGGCGCGGGCCGAGGCGAAGGAGCGGGCGGCGACGGTCGGCGGGATCGTGTGA
- a CDS encoding DUF1416 domain-containing protein has product MCGATRGGPSLAGVDLEKETVIQGIVTRDGEPVGNAYVRLLDATGEFTAEVPTSATGQFRFFAAPGEWTLRTLAPRAGTVDRLVSAQRGSAVDVEVALEAAA; this is encoded by the coding sequence ATGTGCGGTGCGACGCGTGGCGGGCCGAGCCTCGCCGGAGTCGACCTGGAGAAGGAGACCGTCATCCAGGGCATCGTGACCAGGGACGGCGAGCCGGTCGGCAACGCCTACGTGCGTCTGCTCGACGCCACCGGTGAGTTCACCGCCGAGGTCCCGACCTCGGCGACCGGCCAGTTCCGCTTCTTCGCGGCGCCGGGCGAGTGGACGCTGCGCACGCTCGCGCCGCGTGCGGGGACGGTCGACCGCCTGGTCAGCGCCCAGCGTGGCAGCGCGGTCGACGTCGAGGTCGCGCTGGAAGCAGCAGCCTGA
- a CDS encoding winged helix-turn-helix transcriptional regulator → MSTLLLLTPSTQSSIEVLPALALLPHHVKILPPEASALLDAPSCDAVLVDGRTDLAQARGLTRLLRTTGVDSPLVLIVTEGGLAVVAADWGMDDVILTTAGPAEVEARLRLSIGRVSAESGNDPDAHVIKSGGLTVDDVTYTARLDGRSLDLTFKEFELLKFLAQHPGRVFTRQQLLQEVWGYDYFGGTRTVDVHVRRLRAKLGPDNETLIGTVRNVGYRFVAQSRDRRDAGAQESASDDSEHARAAGRLRVPR, encoded by the coding sequence ATGTCCACCTTGCTCCTGCTGACACCGAGCACGCAGTCGTCCATCGAAGTGCTGCCTGCGCTGGCGCTCCTCCCGCACCACGTGAAGATCCTCCCGCCCGAGGCGAGCGCCCTCCTCGATGCGCCGTCGTGCGACGCCGTCCTGGTCGACGGTCGCACCGACCTCGCCCAGGCGCGTGGGCTCACCCGCCTCCTCAGGACGACGGGCGTCGACTCCCCTCTCGTCCTGATCGTGACCGAGGGCGGGCTCGCCGTGGTGGCGGCCGACTGGGGCATGGACGACGTGATCCTCACCACGGCGGGTCCTGCGGAGGTCGAGGCTCGGCTGCGGCTGTCGATCGGCCGTGTGTCGGCCGAGTCCGGCAACGACCCCGACGCCCACGTGATCAAGTCCGGTGGCCTCACCGTCGACGACGTCACCTACACGGCTCGTCTCGATGGGCGCTCGCTCGACCTCACGTTCAAGGAGTTCGAGCTCCTCAAGTTCCTCGCGCAGCACCCGGGCCGCGTCTTCACGCGCCAGCAGCTGCTGCAGGAGGTGTGGGGTTACGACTACTTCGGAGGCACCCGTACGGTCGACGTCCACGTGCGTCGTCTGCGCGCGAAGCTCGGCCCCGACAACGAGACGCTGATCGGCACGGTCCGCAACGTCGGCTACCGGTTCGTCGCCCAGTCGCGTGACCGCCGTGACGCCGGCGCGCAGGAGAGCGCCAGCGACGACTCGGAGCATGCCCGAGCCGCCGGCAGGCTGCGCGTCCCCCGCTGA
- a CDS encoding LCP family protein: MSEYDGAGKRRAEKPRGWMRRHWVGVSIASVLSVVLIGSATYALGLMGSLGDIDKVQGGASIKPENRPDPAPGQALNILVLGADAEADGNNNKSSIKADLGSDGRWKEGRIHRSDTIMVAHISADRKNVSVVSIPRDSYVTIYDETGEPRGEDKVNAAFANYGPAGAISTVEHITDLRMDHMVIMDWDGFQDMTEAVGGVRVYIPETFYDSSQKVTWEEGWHKLKGKKALQYVRTRYGLSDGDFSRIQRQQNFIRLLLKKMMSGANVSNPISLQKTVSSVANNLTIDEGFDTGTITDLAWNLRGVSVDNVDFMTVPTAGYDTANGQSIVRLDEAKGEDLWRMVRNDRVKKYLRLNPDAAKLGTETEVS, encoded by the coding sequence ATGAGCGAGTACGACGGCGCCGGCAAACGGCGCGCCGAGAAGCCCCGCGGGTGGATGCGCAGACACTGGGTCGGCGTCTCCATCGCGAGCGTCCTCTCCGTCGTCTTGATCGGCTCCGCGACCTACGCGCTCGGGCTGATGGGCAGCCTCGGCGATATCGACAAGGTTCAGGGCGGGGCGTCGATCAAGCCAGAGAATCGCCCTGACCCAGCACCCGGCCAAGCCCTCAACATCCTGGTGCTCGGCGCCGATGCGGAGGCCGACGGCAACAACAACAAGTCGTCGATCAAGGCCGACCTCGGCTCGGACGGGCGGTGGAAGGAAGGCCGCATCCACCGCAGCGACACGATCATGGTCGCCCACATCTCCGCCGACCGGAAGAACGTCTCGGTCGTCTCGATCCCCCGCGACTCCTACGTCACGATCTACGACGAGACCGGCGAGCCGCGCGGTGAGGACAAGGTCAACGCCGCCTTCGCCAACTACGGCCCGGCAGGCGCGATCTCGACGGTCGAGCACATCACGGACCTGCGTATGGACCACATGGTGATCATGGACTGGGACGGCTTCCAGGACATGACCGAGGCCGTCGGGGGCGTGCGGGTGTACATCCCGGAGACGTTCTACGACTCGTCCCAGAAGGTCACGTGGGAGGAGGGTTGGCACAAGCTCAAGGGCAAGAAGGCCCTCCAGTACGTCCGGACCCGCTACGGCCTCTCCGACGGCGACTTCAGCCGCATCCAGCGCCAGCAGAACTTCATCCGGCTGCTGCTGAAGAAGATGATGAGCGGCGCCAACGTCAGCAACCCGATCTCCCTGCAGAAGACGGTGTCCTCGGTCGCCAACAACCTGACGATCGACGAGGGGTTCGACACCGGCACCATCACCGACCTCGCCTGGAACCTCCGCGGGGTCAGCGTCGACAACGTCGACTTCATGACCGTCCCGACCGCTGGTTACGACACCGCGAACGGCCAGAGCATCGTTCGGCTCGACGAGGCCAAGGGCGAGGATCTCTGGCGCATGGTCCGCAACGACAGGGTCAAGAAGTACCTTCGGCTCAACCCTGACGCTGCGAAGCTCGGCACCGAGACCGAGGTCAGCTGA
- a CDS encoding carboxyl transferase domain-containing protein gives MSARRTASNLVELVLDAGSFTSWDSPIDISRWPETYQRELVRAAERSGRDESVITGRATVRGRPVAVVASEFRFLAGSIGEDAALRIVSAVRRATAEGIPVLATTASGGTRMQEGTPAFLRMIDISRAIMDHKAAGLPYLVHLGHPTTGGVFASWGSLGHVTVAEPAALVGFLGPKVYEVLNHSVFPEGVQTAENLAHHGILDAVVSAEDLPALVDRTLSILVDPPKPSTLQRREPATDAALDTWASIERTRAPHRLGVRDVLRVAGEDTIRLQGTDEGERDSAMIVALTRLDGEPCVVVGQDRRAQARAPMGPGALREARRGMRLANELGLPLVSIIDTPGAELSKAAEEGAIAGEIARCIASMATMTVPTVSVLLGEGCGGGALALFPADVVVATQNAWLSPLPPEGASAIVHGNADHAAEMARSQRVSASDLYAAGKVQVLVRELDGDEEDPAALAGAVAAEVAMQVRTLRSKHTAQEGRS, from the coding sequence ATGAGCGCACGCCGTACGGCGTCCAACCTCGTCGAGCTCGTCCTCGACGCCGGCTCGTTCACGTCGTGGGACTCCCCGATCGACATCAGCCGGTGGCCCGAGACCTATCAGCGCGAGCTCGTCCGCGCCGCCGAGCGCTCCGGACGCGACGAGTCGGTGATCACCGGCCGCGCGACGGTTCGTGGCCGGCCGGTCGCCGTCGTCGCGAGCGAGTTCCGGTTCCTGGCCGGCTCGATCGGCGAGGACGCGGCCCTGCGGATCGTCTCGGCCGTACGCCGCGCCACCGCGGAGGGCATCCCGGTGCTCGCGACGACCGCGTCCGGCGGCACCCGCATGCAGGAGGGCACACCCGCGTTCCTCCGGATGATCGACATCTCCCGCGCGATCATGGACCACAAGGCGGCAGGACTCCCCTACCTCGTCCATCTGGGTCACCCCACCACCGGCGGCGTCTTCGCGTCGTGGGGCTCGCTGGGCCACGTGACCGTCGCCGAGCCCGCGGCGCTCGTCGGCTTCCTCGGCCCGAAGGTGTACGAGGTGCTCAACCACAGCGTGTTCCCTGAAGGCGTGCAGACCGCCGAGAACCTCGCCCACCACGGCATCCTCGATGCGGTCGTCTCGGCGGAGGACCTGCCGGCCCTGGTCGACCGTACGCTGAGCATCCTCGTCGATCCCCCGAAGCCGTCGACCCTCCAGCGCCGCGAGCCCGCGACGGACGCCGCGCTGGACACGTGGGCGTCGATCGAGCGCACCCGAGCACCGCACCGACTGGGCGTGCGCGACGTGCTGCGGGTCGCGGGAGAGGACACGATCCGGCTCCAGGGCACCGACGAGGGCGAGCGCGACAGCGCCATGATCGTCGCGCTGACACGGCTCGACGGCGAACCCTGCGTCGTCGTCGGGCAGGACCGCAGGGCGCAGGCTCGCGCGCCCATGGGCCCTGGCGCACTGCGTGAGGCCCGCCGCGGGATGCGGCTGGCCAACGAGCTCGGACTCCCTCTCGTCTCGATCATCGACACGCCCGGCGCCGAGCTCTCGAAGGCGGCCGAGGAGGGGGCGATCGCCGGTGAGATCGCCCGGTGCATCGCCTCGATGGCGACGATGACCGTGCCCACCGTCTCCGTCCTGCTCGGCGAAGGGTGCGGCGGCGGTGCGCTGGCGCTGTTCCCGGCCGACGTCGTGGTCGCGACCCAGAACGCGTGGCTCTCCCCGCTCCCGCCGGAGGGCGCGTCGGCGATCGTGCACGGCAACGCGGACCACGCGGCCGAGATGGCGCGGTCGCAGCGGGTCTCGGCGTCGGACCTGTACGCCGCCGGCAAGGTGCAGGTGCTCGTCCGGGAGCTCGACGGCGACGAGGAGGATCCGGCGGCCCTCGCGGGCGCCGTGGCCGCCGAGGTGGCGATGCAGGTCCGTACGCTGCGCTCGAAGCACACCGCTCAGGAAGGACGCTCATGA
- a CDS encoding sulfurtransferase — MSRETALVTADWVDEHLTDESVVLIEVDEDTTAYDKGHIAGAIKLDWKHDLQDQVRRDFVNKEQFEALLSDRGVSNDHTVVLYGGNNNWFAAYAYWYFKLYGHTDVKLLDGGRKKWELDSRELVAEVPTRTKTSYTATEQDTSIRAFRDEVVAAIGVQNLIDVRSPDEFAGRLLAPAHLPQEQAQRGGHIPTAGNVPWSKAANDDGTFRSNEELEALYAEAGLDRSKDTIAYCRIGERSSHTWFVLQELLEIPNVKNYDGSWTEYGSLIGVPVALGDEPGEA; from the coding sequence ATGAGCCGCGAAACTGCGCTCGTCACCGCCGACTGGGTCGACGAGCACCTGACCGACGAGAGCGTCGTCCTCATCGAGGTCGACGAGGACACCACGGCCTACGACAAGGGCCACATCGCCGGAGCGATCAAGCTCGACTGGAAGCACGACCTGCAGGACCAGGTCCGTCGTGACTTCGTCAACAAGGAGCAGTTCGAGGCCCTCCTCTCCGACCGTGGCGTGAGCAACGACCACACCGTCGTGCTCTACGGCGGCAACAACAACTGGTTCGCCGCCTACGCCTACTGGTACTTCAAGCTCTACGGCCACACCGACGTCAAGCTCCTCGACGGCGGCCGCAAGAAGTGGGAGCTCGACAGCCGCGAGCTCGTCGCCGAGGTCCCGACCCGTACGAAGACCTCCTACACCGCGACCGAGCAGGACACCTCGATCCGCGCCTTCCGTGACGAGGTCGTCGCCGCCATCGGCGTCCAGAACCTGATCGACGTGCGCAGCCCCGACGAGTTCGCCGGACGGCTCCTCGCCCCGGCGCACCTCCCGCAGGAGCAGGCGCAGCGTGGCGGTCACATCCCCACGGCCGGCAACGTGCCGTGGAGCAAGGCAGCCAACGACGACGGCACGTTCCGGAGCAACGAGGAGCTCGAGGCGCTGTACGCCGAGGCCGGCCTCGATCGCAGCAAGGACACCATCGCCTACTGCCGCATCGGCGAGCGCTCGTCGCACACGTGGTTCGTGCTGCAGGAGCTCCTCGAGATCCCGAACGTCAAGAACTACGACGGATCCTGGACCGAGTACGGCTCCCTCATCGGCGTGCCGGTCGCGCTCGGTGACGAGCCCGGGGAGGCCTGA
- a CDS encoding DUF4395 domain-containing protein, producing MSTLPHPDARPASSAARRPGQVDPRGQRFAAALTAAVLAAALVTIGTPFATALVAVQLAVFALGVTLGPARTPYARLFARVVRPRIGAPTETEDARPPRFAQAVGGVFALVALLASVAGVVPLAAVAVGFALAAALLNAATGFCLGCEIYLALRRVAPQRA from the coding sequence ATGTCCACCCTTCCCCACCCTGACGCGCGCCCTGCGAGCAGCGCCGCTCGCCGTCCCGGTCAGGTCGACCCACGCGGCCAGCGCTTCGCTGCCGCGCTGACAGCCGCCGTCCTCGCGGCCGCGCTCGTCACGATCGGCACGCCGTTCGCGACCGCGCTCGTGGCGGTCCAGCTGGCGGTCTTCGCGCTCGGTGTCACACTCGGCCCGGCCCGCACCCCGTACGCACGACTTTTCGCGCGAGTCGTGCGTCCGAGGATCGGGGCGCCCACCGAGACCGAGGACGCTCGTCCGCCGCGCTTCGCCCAAGCGGTCGGCGGCGTCTTCGCGCTGGTCGCCCTGCTGGCCTCCGTGGCCGGCGTGGTGCCGCTCGCTGCCGTCGCGGTGGGCTTCGCGCTCGCGGCCGCCCTGCTCAACGCGGCGACGGGGTTCTGCCTCGGCTGCGAGATCTACCTGGCTCTCCGTCGCGTCGCACCGCAGCGCGCCTGA
- a CDS encoding DNA alkylation repair protein yields MISAAAEITRTLAKSADPSRSEGEARYLKSTRTHLGVGVPRTRSIVRSTLRSRLVRDRTNTLAVARTLWDSETYEHLLAAVFVLSEGVGTLGCDDLGLVETMVRSAGTWALVDPLSIEVAAVICDDGAGGVRCGAALDRWSSDDDFWVRRAALLALMPALRQGRGDWARFGRYAEGMLTEREFFVRKAIGWVLRETAKRRPELVAAWIADRPGRVPVLAVREAVRRMDPAVAEPLVAAAYRAR; encoded by the coding sequence GTGATCTCCGCGGCCGCGGAGATCACGCGAACCCTCGCGAAGAGCGCCGACCCGTCCCGCTCGGAAGGCGAGGCGCGCTACCTCAAGAGCACCCGCACGCATCTCGGGGTCGGGGTGCCGCGGACGCGCAGCATCGTGCGGTCCACGCTGCGGTCGAGGTTGGTGCGCGACCGTACGAACACGCTGGCCGTGGCGCGCACGCTGTGGGACTCGGAGACGTACGAGCACCTGCTCGCGGCCGTCTTCGTACTGTCCGAGGGCGTGGGCACGCTGGGGTGCGACGACCTCGGTCTCGTCGAGACGATGGTCCGCTCGGCCGGCACGTGGGCGCTGGTCGACCCCTTGTCGATCGAGGTCGCGGCCGTCATCTGCGACGACGGTGCCGGCGGCGTCCGGTGTGGTGCCGCGCTCGACCGCTGGTCGAGCGACGACGACTTCTGGGTACGCCGTGCGGCCTTGCTCGCGCTCATGCCGGCGCTGCGGCAGGGGCGCGGCGACTGGGCGCGGTTCGGACGCTACGCCGAGGGGATGCTGACCGAACGGGAGTTCTTCGTCCGCAAGGCGATCGGCTGGGTGCTCCGCGAGACGGCGAAACGGCGTCCGGAGCTCGTCGCCGCCTGGATCGCCGACCGACCCGGGCGAGTACCGGTGCTTGCCGTGCGCGAGGCCGTACGACGGATGGACCCCGCCGTCGCCGAACCCCTCGTCGCCGCCGCGTACCGGGCACGCTGA
- the mshD gene encoding mycothiol synthase has translation MTSPVDPRVALAEKVAEADGVSPLNEASRIAVSAGEAARVDEVVRDDGTVVGVAFAAADAPVELYVAPSHRRRGIGRSLLEDLRGRGERRFWAHGDLPAAQGLAQSAGLTASRTLLVLERDTASPLPAERPVDGVVLRTWRDADAAGLLAVNARAFASHPEQGAMDEADLRARMAQPWFDPEGLFVAERDGEVVGFHWTKIDPAPAQGGDVGEVYVVGVDPSEQGRGLGKALTLRGLHHLVGTGVARIDLYVEGDNTPALATYHGLGFVEAARDVLYDAG, from the coding sequence ATGACCTCGCCCGTCGATCCTCGTGTCGCACTCGCCGAAAAGGTCGCCGAAGCCGACGGAGTCTCGCCGCTGAACGAGGCGAGCCGCATCGCCGTCTCCGCAGGAGAGGCAGCGCGGGTCGACGAGGTCGTAAGAGACGACGGCACGGTGGTGGGTGTCGCCTTCGCGGCCGCCGACGCGCCTGTCGAGCTTTACGTCGCGCCTTCGCACCGACGCCGGGGCATCGGACGGTCGCTCCTCGAGGACCTGCGAGGCCGGGGCGAGCGACGGTTCTGGGCGCACGGAGACCTCCCGGCCGCCCAGGGGCTCGCACAGTCCGCCGGCCTCACTGCGTCCCGCACCCTGCTCGTGCTCGAGCGCGACACCGCGAGCCCGTTGCCCGCCGAGCGGCCCGTCGACGGCGTCGTCCTCCGCACGTGGCGCGACGCCGACGCGGCCGGCCTGCTGGCCGTGAACGCCCGCGCGTTCGCGTCGCACCCGGAGCAGGGAGCGATGGACGAGGCCGATCTGCGCGCCCGGATGGCGCAGCCCTGGTTCGACCCCGAAGGACTGTTCGTCGCTGAGCGGGACGGCGAGGTGGTCGGCTTCCACTGGACCAAGATCGACCCGGCACCGGCCCAGGGTGGCGACGTCGGTGAGGTCTACGTCGTCGGCGTGGACCCGTCCGAGCAGGGCCGCGGACTGGGCAAGGCGCTCACCCTGCGTGGCCTGCACCACCTCGTCGGCACCGGGGTCGCCCGCATCGATCTGTACGTCGAGGGTGACAACACGCCCGCGCTCGCGACGTACCACGGTCTCGGCTTCGTCGAGGCCGCCCGCGACGTCCTGTACGACGCCGGCTGA